The following proteins are co-located in the Nocardioides piscis genome:
- a CDS encoding thiolase family protein, with the protein MTQSAYVYAAARTPFGRFGGALAGVRPDDLAAVAIRGVVARAPGLDPACIGDVVLGCGNQAGEDNRNVARMATLLAGLPTSVPGTTVNRLCGSSLEAALVASRTIETGDADIVLAGGVESMTRAPWVLPKPTHPFPAGDVSAVSTTLGWRLVNEAMPLEWTTSLGECNELLGEKFGISRARQDEFAARSQALAHEAWEGGFYADLIVPMEQLARDEGIRPGTTAEMLATLPTAFRSAGAGGTISAGNASPLSDGASALLLASGQIDLGVDPLARVAGRGAHALAPQDFGYAPVEAAEKALRRAGISWGEVSAVELNEAFAVQALACIDAWLDRGLRDPNLVNSCGGAIALGHPLGASGGRIIGTLAHRLRESGDRWGVAAICIGVGQGLAVVLENVARTGGPR; encoded by the coding sequence ATGACCCAGAGCGCCTACGTCTACGCGGCGGCTCGCACCCCCTTCGGGCGCTTCGGCGGTGCGCTGGCCGGCGTACGTCCCGATGACCTGGCGGCTGTGGCGATTCGGGGAGTGGTCGCACGAGCTCCCGGCCTCGACCCCGCGTGCATCGGCGACGTCGTCCTTGGTTGTGGAAACCAGGCGGGCGAGGACAACCGCAACGTTGCCCGGATGGCTACGCTCCTCGCTGGTCTCCCAACCAGCGTTCCGGGCACGACCGTCAATCGATTGTGCGGCTCCTCGCTGGAGGCTGCCCTTGTCGCATCCCGCACGATTGAGACAGGCGACGCCGACATAGTGCTTGCGGGCGGCGTCGAGTCGATGACCCGAGCACCATGGGTCCTGCCAAAGCCGACTCACCCATTTCCCGCCGGCGACGTGTCCGCCGTCTCCACTACTCTTGGCTGGCGACTCGTCAACGAGGCGATGCCGCTCGAATGGACCACAAGCCTGGGCGAGTGCAACGAGCTATTGGGCGAGAAGTTCGGCATCAGCAGGGCACGACAGGACGAGTTCGCGGCTCGGTCCCAGGCCCTGGCTCACGAAGCCTGGGAGGGCGGGTTCTATGCTGACCTGATCGTCCCGATGGAGCAGTTGGCTCGCGATGAGGGCATACGGCCCGGCACGACCGCCGAAATGCTCGCCACCCTTCCCACCGCTTTTCGGTCCGCAGGTGCAGGTGGCACCATCAGCGCTGGGAACGCTTCTCCCTTGAGCGATGGAGCCTCCGCTCTCCTTCTGGCTTCCGGCCAGATCGATCTGGGCGTAGACCCGCTCGCACGCGTCGCCGGCCGGGGTGCCCACGCGCTGGCACCGCAGGATTTCGGCTATGCCCCAGTGGAAGCAGCCGAGAAGGCGCTGCGTCGCGCCGGGATCTCGTGGGGTGAGGTTTCCGCGGTCGAGCTCAACGAGGCCTTCGCCGTCCAGGCTTTGGCTTGCATAGACGCCTGGCTGGACCGTGGCCTTCGCGACCCCAACCTGGTCAACTCCTGTGGCGGAGCGATCGCACTCGGACACCCGTTGGGCGCATCCGGCGGCCGAATCATCGGCACTTTGGCGCATCGGCTTCGTGAATCCGGCGATCGATGGGGAGTCGCAGCTATCTGTATTGGTGTTGGACAGGGCCTCGCAGTTGTGCTGGAGAACGTCGCCAGGACCGGAGGTCCCCGATGA